The following proteins come from a genomic window of Rutidosis leptorrhynchoides isolate AG116_Rl617_1_P2 chromosome 10, CSIRO_AGI_Rlap_v1, whole genome shotgun sequence:
- the LOC139872116 gene encoding 7-deoxyloganetin glucosyltransferase-like → MGSINMIQKPHAVCLPFPAQGHINPMLKVAKILHSKGFHITFVNTEFNQQRLLKSQGPEALNQYESFKFETIPDGLPPSDPDATQSIPDLCKYTSETCLEPFRKLLSKLNDSETTPPVSCIVSDGIMSFTLDAAEELGIPDVLFWTTSACGFLAYAHYITLIQKGFIPIKDSADLTNGYLDTVVECVPSMKDIRLKDFPPFLRTTDPDEFMIKFVIRETSRTKRASAIILNTFEDLEHDVLNELSSMYPPVYSIGPLHTIASNIDNDDLKSLNSSLWKEETECLDWLDSKEPGSVVYVNFGSITVMTPQQLVEFSWGLANSDQNFLWVIRPDLVSGDSQMLPPEFLNATSDRGFLVSWCPQQKVLNHPSIGGFLTHSGWNSTIESISSGVPMICWPFFAEQQTNCWFSCNQWGIGMEIDSDVNRKQVENLVKILMVEKKGKEMRDKAMAWKKKSESMSSWLNIENMINKVLLQS, encoded by the exons ATGGGTTCCATAAATATGATTCAGAAACCTCATGCAGTGTGCTTACCCTTTCCAGCACAAGGCCACATTAATCCCATGCTTAAAGTAGCCAAAATCCTTCATTCTAAAGGCTTCCATATCACCTTTGTCAACACCGAATTCAACCAACAACGCCTTCTCAAGTCGCAAGGCCCCGAGGCTCTTAATCAATACGAGTCTTTCAAATTTGAGACCATTCCTGATGGTCTTCCGCCATCGGACCCAGATGCCACCCAAAGCATCCCAGATCTATGCAAGTACACATCTGAAACATGTTTGGAACCTTTTAGGAAGCTACTTTCGAAACTTAATGATAGCGAAACGACACCTCCTGTGAGTTGCATAGTTTCGGATGGTATAATGTCCTTTACACTCGATGCAGCCGAAGAATTGGGCATCCCTGATGTTCTGTTTTGGACTACTAGTGCTTGTGGTTTCTTGGCTTATGCACACTATATTACACTCATTCAAAAGGGATTTATCCCAATTAAAG ATTCTGCAGACTTAACCAATGGGTACTTGGATACGGTTGTCGAATGCGTACCAAGCATGAAAGACATACGTTTAAAGGACTTTCCACCTTTCCTTAGAACCACTGATCCAGACGAATTCATGATCAAATTCGTTATCCGAGAAACTAGTAGAACAAAAAGAGCTTCAGCTATAATTTTAAATACCTTCGAAGACCTAGAACACGACGTGTTAAACGAACTCTCTTCAATGTATCCACCAGTTTACTCAATTGGACCGCTACATACGATAGCAAGcaatattgataatgatgatcTCAAGTCACTAAATTCGAGTCTATGGAAGGAAGAAACCGAATGCCTTGATTGGCTCGACTCAAAAGAGCCTGGTTCAGTTGTTTATGTCAATTTTGGGAGCATAACAGTGATGACACCTCAACAGCTAGTAGAGTTTTCATGGGGGCTAGCTAACAGTGATCAAAACTTTTTATGGGTTATTCGGCCCGATCTAGTCTCGGGTGATTCCCAAATGTTGCCACCCGAGTTCTTGAACGCGACTAGTGATAGAGGGTTTCTTGTAAGTTGGTGCCCACAACAAAAAGTGTTGAACCATCCATCAATTGGAGGGTTTTTGACACATAGTGGGTGGAACTCGACAATCGAAAGTATATCGAGTGGTGTTCCTATGATTTGTTGGCCGTTTTTTGCGGAACAACAGACGAACTGTTGGTTTAGTTGTAATCAATGGGGTATTGGAATGGAAATTGATAGTGATGTTAATAGAAAACAAGTTGAAAACCTTGTGAAGATTCTAATGGTTGAAAAAAAAGGTAAGGAGATGAGAGATAAGGCTATGGCTTGGAAGAAAAAGTCTGAATCTATGTCTTCTTGGTTAAACATAGAAAACATGATCAACAAAGTGCTACTTCAATCTTAG